From the Theobroma cacao cultivar B97-61/B2 chromosome 2, Criollo_cocoa_genome_V2, whole genome shotgun sequence genome, one window contains:
- the LOC18607582 gene encoding methyltransferase-like protein 16 homolog isoform X1: MPSKKRRRKEERPKIHPRNKYSDNPPDFALLASLYPSFKDFVFYSREGRPRIDWSDFNATRELSRVLLLHDHGLHWWIPDGQLCPTVPNRSNYIHWIEDLLSSDIIPKTNSNGDNVRGFDIGTGANCIYSLLGASLLGWSFVASDMTDVALEWAERNVKSNPHISELIEIRNARCSPNTPTSEGLNNGESVYSEEGEGLLSSSIDMPASEDKSYHGPPILLDVVRDGERFDFCMCNPPFFESIEEAGLNPKTSCGGTHEEMVCLGGEKAFITRIIDDSVVLKLSFRWYTSMVGRKVNLKFLISKLREVGVTIVKTTEFVQGQTCRWGLAWSFVPPAKKIISPHVTEKNMLSFMLEGLQRQFGAIHVLQSVESFFHAGGACCKLNASSFTVDITASTEQCNALLNNEVKHLDEVASCSDVQEASSNLSFRVSVFQQIPGTLLVKGSLQHRDSPLSGLFSSIIQQLEDALRRKFCREKAGANYL; encoded by the exons ATGCCAAGCAagaagaggagaagaaaggaagagagacCCAAGATCCACCCAAGAAACAAATACTCCGACAACCCTCCCGATTTCGCTCTCTTAGCTTCTTTATACCCTTCGTTTAAAGACTTCGTCTTCTACAGTCGCGAAGGCCGACCCAGAATCGACTGGAGCGACTTCAATGCCACCCGCGAGCTCAGCCGCGTCCTTCTCCTTCACGACCATGGCCTCCACTG GTGGATTCCTGATGGGCAGCTCTGCCCTACAGTGCCCAACCGGTCCAACTACATCCATTGGATAGAAGATCTTCTCTCTTCTGACATTATTCCCAAAACTAACAGCAATGGAGATAATGTGAGGGGATTTGATATAGGAACTGGAGCCAATTGCATCTACTCTCTTCTTGGTGCGTCGCTTCTGGGCTGGAGTTTCGTTGCATCAG ATATGACTGATGTAGCGTTAGAATGGGCTGAGAGAAATGTGAAAAGCAATCCACATATTTCAGAATTAATTGAGATTAGAAATGCTAGATGTTCTCCAAACACCCCTACCTCCGAGGGGTTAAATAATGGTGAGTCTGTTTATTCTGAGGAAGGAGAAGGTTTGCTATCCTCTTCCATAGATATGCCAGCAAGTGAAGATAAGAGTTATCATGGGCCTCCCATCCTTCTTGATGTGGTAAGGGATGGGGAGAGGTTTGACTTCTGCATGTGCAATCCCCCATTTTTTGAAAGCATTGAGGAAGCGGGATTGAACCCAAAAACTTCTTGTGGTGGGACTCATGAGGAGATGGTTTGTCTTGGTGGAGAAAAGGCTTTTATTACTCGTATTATTGACGATAGTGTTGTGTTGAAGCTGTCCTTCCG GTGGTATACTTCAATGGTTGGAAGGAAAGTGAATCTCAAATTCCTAATATCAAAGCTTCGAGAGGTCGGAGTTACTATAGTCAAAACAACTGAGTTTGTCCAAGGCCAAACATGTCGATGGGGACTTGCTTGGTCCTTTGTGCCACCTGCCAAGAAGATAATTTCACCTCATGTGACTGAGAAGAATATGCTTTCTTTCATGCTTGAG gGTCTTCAACGCCAGTTTGGTGCCATTCATGTATTGCAGTCAGTTGAATCCTTTTTCCATGCTGGCGGTGCATGTTGTAAATTGAATGCCTCTTCATTTACAGTTGAT ATTACTGCATCAACTGAGCAATGCAATGCTCTCCTGAACAATGAAGTAAAACATCTCGATGAAGTTGCTAGTTGCAGTGATGTGCAAGAGGCATCCTCAAACCTGTCCTTTCGTGTTTCA GTTTTTCAGCAAATCCCAGGCACACTTCTTGTGAAAGGATCATTACAGCATAGAGATAGCCCACTCTCAG GATTGTTCTCCTCAATAATCCAACAGTTGGAGGATGCTTTGAGACGTAAATTTTGTAGAGAAAAGGCTGGCGCCAATTATTTGTAG
- the LOC18607581 gene encoding chaperone protein dnaJ 11, chloroplastic — MASSTSLYEVLGIPMSSNGNEIKAAYRRLARTCHPDVVSINQKEMSANQFRKIHAAYSTLSDPDKRANYDRDLYRRNRPFHSSPLTSATKAAASAYEFSSYCSRRNWETDQCW, encoded by the coding sequence ATGGCTTCATCAACATCACTGTACGAGGTTCTGGGGATTCCGATGAGCTCAAACGGGAACGAAATCAAGGCGGCCTATAGGAGACTAGCAAGAACGTGTCATCCTGATGTTGTGTCCATCAATCAGAAAGAAATGTCCGCTAATCAATTTAGGAAAATCCATGCAGCATACTCTACATTATCAGACCCAGATAAACGTGCAAATTATGACCGGGATCTTTACAGGAGGAACCGGCCCTTTCATTCCTCTCCTCTCACATCTGCAACAAAGGCAGCTGCTTCTGCATACGAGTTTTCAAGTTATTGTAGTCGTAGGAATTGGGAGACTGATCAGTGTTGGTAG
- the LOC18607582 gene encoding methyltransferase-like protein 16 homolog isoform X2, with amino-acid sequence MPSKKRRRKEERPKIHPRNKYSDNPPDFALLASLYPSFKDFVFYSREGRPRIDWSDFNATRELSRVLLLHDHGLHWWIPDGQLCPTVPNRSNYIHWIEDLLSSDIIPKTNSNGDNVRGFDIGTGANCIYSLLGASLLGWSFVASDMTDVALEWAERNVKSNPHISELIEIRNARCSPNTPTSEGLNNGESVYSEEGEGLLSSSIDMPASEDKSYHGPPILLDVVRDGERFDFCMCNPPFFESIEEAGLNPKTSCGGTHEEMVCLGGEKAFITRIIDDSVVLKLSFRWYTSMVGRKVNLKFLISKLREVGVTIVKTTEFVQGQTCRWGLAWSFVPPAKKIISPHVTEKNMLSFMLEGLQRQFGAIHVLQSVESFFHAGGACCKLNASSFTVD; translated from the exons ATGCCAAGCAagaagaggagaagaaaggaagagagacCCAAGATCCACCCAAGAAACAAATACTCCGACAACCCTCCCGATTTCGCTCTCTTAGCTTCTTTATACCCTTCGTTTAAAGACTTCGTCTTCTACAGTCGCGAAGGCCGACCCAGAATCGACTGGAGCGACTTCAATGCCACCCGCGAGCTCAGCCGCGTCCTTCTCCTTCACGACCATGGCCTCCACTG GTGGATTCCTGATGGGCAGCTCTGCCCTACAGTGCCCAACCGGTCCAACTACATCCATTGGATAGAAGATCTTCTCTCTTCTGACATTATTCCCAAAACTAACAGCAATGGAGATAATGTGAGGGGATTTGATATAGGAACTGGAGCCAATTGCATCTACTCTCTTCTTGGTGCGTCGCTTCTGGGCTGGAGTTTCGTTGCATCAG ATATGACTGATGTAGCGTTAGAATGGGCTGAGAGAAATGTGAAAAGCAATCCACATATTTCAGAATTAATTGAGATTAGAAATGCTAGATGTTCTCCAAACACCCCTACCTCCGAGGGGTTAAATAATGGTGAGTCTGTTTATTCTGAGGAAGGAGAAGGTTTGCTATCCTCTTCCATAGATATGCCAGCAAGTGAAGATAAGAGTTATCATGGGCCTCCCATCCTTCTTGATGTGGTAAGGGATGGGGAGAGGTTTGACTTCTGCATGTGCAATCCCCCATTTTTTGAAAGCATTGAGGAAGCGGGATTGAACCCAAAAACTTCTTGTGGTGGGACTCATGAGGAGATGGTTTGTCTTGGTGGAGAAAAGGCTTTTATTACTCGTATTATTGACGATAGTGTTGTGTTGAAGCTGTCCTTCCG GTGGTATACTTCAATGGTTGGAAGGAAAGTGAATCTCAAATTCCTAATATCAAAGCTTCGAGAGGTCGGAGTTACTATAGTCAAAACAACTGAGTTTGTCCAAGGCCAAACATGTCGATGGGGACTTGCTTGGTCCTTTGTGCCACCTGCCAAGAAGATAATTTCACCTCATGTGACTGAGAAGAATATGCTTTCTTTCATGCTTGAG gGTCTTCAACGCCAGTTTGGTGCCATTCATGTATTGCAGTCAGTTGAATCCTTTTTCCATGCTGGCGGTGCATGTTGTAAATTGAATGCCTCTTCATTTACAGTTGAT taa